One region of Streptomyces subrutilus genomic DNA includes:
- the lexA gene encoding transcriptional repressor LexA: MTTTADSAAITAQNRSQSRLEPVHAMNDANLNPEAEPVRPARSLPGRPPGIRADSSGLTDRQRRVIEVIRDSVQRRGYPPSMREIGQAVGLSSTSSVAHQLMALERKGFLRRDPHRPRAYEVRGSDQPSSQQTDTTGKPAASYVPLVGRIAAGGPILAEESVEDVFPLPRQLVGDGELFVLKVVGDSMIEAAICDGDWVTVRRQPVAENGDIVAAMLDGEATVKRFKREDGHVWLLPHNSAYQPIPGDEATILGKVVAVLRRV; this comes from the coding sequence GTGACCACGACCGCAGACAGTGCCGCCATCACTGCCCAGAACCGCTCCCAGAGCCGACTTGAGCCGGTGCATGCCATGAACGACGCAAACCTGAACCCGGAGGCGGAGCCCGTACGCCCCGCACGCTCGCTGCCAGGTCGACCTCCAGGCATCCGCGCCGACAGCTCCGGACTCACGGACCGGCAGCGGCGGGTCATCGAGGTCATTCGCGACTCCGTGCAGCGGCGGGGTTACCCGCCGTCGATGCGGGAGATCGGCCAGGCGGTCGGCCTGTCCAGCACGTCGTCCGTCGCCCACCAGCTGATGGCCCTGGAGCGGAAGGGCTTCCTGCGCCGCGACCCGCACCGCCCCCGGGCGTACGAGGTGCGCGGCTCCGACCAGCCCAGCTCGCAGCAGACGGACACCACCGGCAAGCCCGCCGCCTCCTACGTTCCCCTGGTCGGCCGGATCGCGGCCGGTGGCCCGATCCTCGCCGAGGAGTCGGTCGAGGACGTGTTCCCGCTCCCCCGCCAGCTCGTGGGCGACGGCGAGCTCTTCGTCCTCAAGGTCGTCGGCGACTCGATGATCGAGGCGGCCATCTGTGACGGCGACTGGGTCACGGTCCGTCGCCAGCCGGTCGCGGAGAACGGCGACATCGTCGCCGCGATGCTGGACGGCGAAGCCACCGTCAAGCGCTTCAAGCGCGAGGACGGCCATGTCTGGCTCCTCCCGCACAACTCCGCCTACCAGCCGATCCCCGGCGACGAGGCGACCATCCTCGGCAAGGTCGTCGCCGTACTGCGACGGGTCTGA
- the nrdR gene encoding transcriptional regulator NrdR yields MHCPFCRHPDSRVVDSRTTDDGTSIRRRRQCPDCSRRFTTVETASLMVIKRSGVTEPFSRTKVISGVRKACQGRPVTEDALAKLGQRVEEAVRATGSAELTTHDVGLAILGPLQELDLVAYLRFASVYKAFDTLEDFETAIAELRERRPHPEECEHGATGSVPVPASAAD; encoded by the coding sequence ATGCACTGCCCCTTCTGCAGGCACCCCGACAGCCGCGTCGTCGACAGCCGCACCACGGACGACGGCACGTCGATCCGCCGGCGCCGTCAGTGCCCCGACTGCTCCCGTCGCTTCACGACGGTGGAGACGGCCTCGCTGATGGTGATCAAGCGCAGCGGGGTGACCGAACCCTTCAGCCGTACCAAGGTCATCTCCGGCGTGCGCAAGGCGTGCCAGGGGCGGCCGGTCACCGAGGACGCCCTCGCCAAGCTCGGCCAGCGGGTCGAGGAGGCGGTGCGCGCCACCGGGAGTGCCGAGCTGACCACCCACGACGTGGGTCTGGCCATACTCGGCCCGTTGCAGGAGCTCGACCTGGTCGCGTACCTGCGCTTCGCGTCCGTTTACAAAGCGTTCGACACCCTTGAAGACTTCGAGACCGCCATCGCGGAACTGCGCGAGCGGCGGCCTCACCCCGAAGAGTGCGAGCACGGGGCGACCGGATCGGTCCCCGTGCCCGCCTCCGCCGCCGACTGA
- a CDS encoding vitamin B12-dependent ribonucleotide reductase yields the protein MTETASSSARGSRAKGTKAAKGGLRIERIHTTPGVHPYDEVSWERRDVVMTNWRDGSVNFEQRGVEFPDFWSVNAVNIVTSKYFRGAVGTPQRETGLKQLIDRIVKTYTKAGEDNDYFSSPADAEIFEHELTYALLHQIFSFNSPVWFNVGTPQPQQVSACFILAVDDSMESILDWYKEEGMIFKGGSGAGLNLSRIRSSKELLSSGGNASGPVSFMRGADASAGTIKSGGATRRAAKMVVLDVDHPDVEAFIETKVKEEEKIRALRDAGFDMDLGGDDITSVQYQNANNSVRVNDEFMTAVENGTKFGLRARMSGEVIEEVDAKALFRKLAEAAWACADPGIQYDGVINNWHTCPESGRITASNPCSEYMHLDNTSCNLASLNLMKFLNDDGKGNQSFDAERFSKVVELVITAMDISICFADFPTQKIGENTRAFRQLGIGYANLGALLMATGHAYDSDGGRTLAASITSLMTGTAYKRSAELAAIVGPYDGYARNAESHKRVMKQHADANAVAPRTEDLDSAIWAAATEAWQDVLRLGERNGFRNSQASVLAPTGTIGLAMSCDTTGVEPDLALVKFKKLVGGGSMQIVNGTVPQALRRMGYQEEQIEAIVTHIAEHGVVVDAPGLKTEHYEVFDCAMGERSISAMGHVRMMAAIQPWISGAISKTVNMPETATVEEIEEIYFEAWKMGVKALAIYRDNCKVGQPLSAKKKEEEKEEVTAKTEETIRAAVEKVIEYRPVRKRLPKGRPGITTSFTVGGAEGYMTANSYPDDGLGEVFLKMSKQGSTLAGMMDAFSIAVSVGLQYGVPLETYVSKFTNMRFEPAGMTDDPDVRMAQSIVDYIFRRLALDFLPFETRSALGIHTAEERQRHLETGSYEPLEDELDTESLAQSAPLAAVPSAPKPVAPAVPVPAPKTAHSSAELVEMQLGVSADAPLCFSCGTKMQRAGSCYICEGCGSTSGCS from the coding sequence ATGACAGAGACGGCGAGCAGCTCGGCACGTGGTTCCCGCGCCAAGGGAACCAAGGCAGCCAAGGGCGGCCTGCGTATCGAGCGCATCCACACCACCCCCGGCGTGCACCCGTACGACGAGGTGAGCTGGGAGCGCCGTGACGTCGTCATGACCAACTGGCGCGACGGCTCGGTCAACTTCGAGCAGCGTGGTGTCGAGTTCCCCGACTTCTGGTCGGTGAACGCGGTCAACATCGTCACCAGCAAGTACTTCCGCGGGGCGGTCGGCACCCCGCAGCGCGAGACCGGTCTGAAGCAGCTGATCGACCGGATCGTGAAGACCTACACGAAAGCCGGCGAGGACAACGACTACTTCTCCTCGCCCGCCGACGCGGAGATCTTCGAGCACGAGCTGACCTACGCCCTCCTGCACCAGATCTTCAGCTTCAACTCCCCGGTGTGGTTCAACGTCGGCACGCCCCAGCCGCAGCAGGTCTCCGCCTGCTTCATCCTGGCCGTCGACGACTCCATGGAGTCGATCCTCGACTGGTACAAGGAAGAGGGCATGATCTTCAAGGGCGGCTCCGGCGCCGGCCTGAACCTCTCCCGCATCCGCTCCTCCAAGGAGCTCCTCTCCTCCGGCGGCAACGCCTCCGGCCCCGTCTCCTTCATGCGCGGCGCCGACGCGTCCGCAGGAACGATCAAGTCGGGCGGCGCCACCCGCCGCGCGGCCAAGATGGTCGTCCTGGACGTGGACCACCCGGACGTCGAGGCCTTCATCGAGACCAAGGTGAAGGAGGAGGAGAAGATCCGCGCCCTGCGCGACGCGGGCTTCGACATGGACCTGGGCGGCGACGACATCACGTCCGTCCAGTACCAGAACGCCAACAACTCCGTCCGCGTGAACGACGAGTTCATGACGGCCGTCGAGAACGGCACCAAGTTCGGGCTGCGGGCCCGCATGAGCGGCGAGGTCATCGAGGAGGTCGACGCCAAGGCGCTCTTCCGCAAGCTCGCCGAGGCCGCGTGGGCCTGCGCCGACCCGGGCATCCAGTACGACGGTGTGATCAACAACTGGCACACCTGCCCCGAGTCCGGCCGCATCACCGCGTCCAACCCGTGCAGCGAGTACATGCACCTGGACAACACGTCCTGCAACCTCGCCTCGCTCAACCTGATGAAGTTCCTGAACGACGACGGCAAGGGCAACCAGTCCTTCGACGCCGAGCGCTTCTCCAAGGTCGTCGAGCTCGTCATCACCGCGATGGACATCTCCATCTGCTTCGCGGACTTCCCCACGCAGAAGATCGGCGAGAACACCCGCGCCTTCCGCCAGCTGGGCATCGGCTACGCCAACCTCGGCGCCCTGCTGATGGCCACCGGCCACGCGTACGACTCGGACGGCGGCCGCACCCTCGCCGCGTCGATCACCTCGCTGATGACCGGTACCGCCTACAAGCGCTCCGCCGAGCTGGCCGCCATCGTCGGTCCGTACGACGGCTACGCCCGCAACGCCGAGTCGCACAAGCGCGTCATGAAGCAGCACGCCGACGCCAACGCCGTCGCGCCGCGCACCGAGGACCTGGACAGCGCGATCTGGGCCGCGGCGACCGAGGCCTGGCAGGACGTCCTGCGCCTCGGCGAGCGGAACGGCTTCCGCAACTCCCAGGCCTCCGTCCTGGCGCCCACCGGCACCATCGGTCTCGCGATGTCCTGCGACACCACCGGTGTCGAGCCGGACCTGGCCCTGGTCAAGTTCAAGAAGCTCGTCGGCGGCGGCTCGATGCAGATCGTCAACGGCACCGTGCCGCAGGCCCTGCGCCGCATGGGCTACCAGGAGGAGCAGATCGAGGCGATCGTCACCCACATCGCCGAGCACGGTGTGGTCGTCGACGCCCCGGGCCTGAAGACCGAGCACTACGAGGTCTTCGACTGCGCGATGGGCGAGCGTTCCATCTCCGCGATGGGCCACGTCCGCATGATGGCCGCGATCCAGCCCTGGATCTCCGGCGCGATCTCGAAGACGGTCAACATGCCGGAGACGGCGACCGTCGAGGAGATCGAGGAGATCTACTTCGAGGCGTGGAAGATGGGCGTCAAGGCGCTCGCGATCTACCGCGACAACTGCAAGGTCGGCCAGCCCCTCTCCGCCAAGAAGAAGGAGGAGGAGAAGGAGGAGGTCACCGCCAAGACGGAGGAGACCATCCGCGCCGCCGTCGAGAAGGTCATCGAGTACCGTCCCGTCCGCAAGCGCCTCCCCAAGGGCCGCCCGGGCATCACCACCTCCTTCACGGTCGGTGGCGCCGAGGGCTACATGACCGCGAACTCCTACCCGGACGACGGTCTGGGCGAGGTCTTCCTGAAGATGTCCAAGCAGGGCTCGACCCTGGCGGGCATGATGGACGCCTTCTCGATCGCCGTCTCGGTCGGCCTGCAGTACGGCGTGCCGCTGGAGACCTACGTCTCGAAGTTCACCAACATGCGCTTCGAGCCGGCCGGCATGACGGACGACCCGGACGTGCGGATGGCGCAGTCGATCGTCGACTACATCTTCCGCCGCCTGGCGCTGGACTTCCTGCCCTTCGAGACCCGCTCCGCGCTCGGCATCCACACCGCCGAGGAGCGCCAGCGCCACCTGGAGACCGGCTCCTACGAGCCCCTCGAGGACGAGCTGGACACCGAGTCCCTGGCGCAGTCGGCCCCGCTGGCCGCGGTGCCGTCGGCCCCGAAGCCGGTCGCGCCCGCCGTGCCGGTCCCGGCTCCGAAGACGGCGCACAGCAGCGCCGAACTGGTCGAGATGCAGCTCGGGGTCTCCGCGGACGCCCCGCTCTGCTTCTCCTGCGGCACGAAGATGCAGCGCGCCGGCTCCTGCTACATCTGCGAGGGCTGCGGCTCCACCAGCGGCTGCAGCTGA
- a CDS encoding YdbC family protein, translated as MLVKWIRCTVTDRRGFERGQRKWAGLPGEPGFRGQGGGWSRGRQSVAHVFAFWESRSFYDSFMARSHDRLAAAQNGTYTHPRVTLFDHRFDVKTGFEPRFTDADVVRVAHTRVREGRVDHFALMQEKVWNPAMAGSPGMIRGLFGEAPGREFLVLSMWHAAAEHGKYRQERVERLSLRAQIQADVEALTGDVVDLEPSWTV; from the coding sequence GTGCTGGTCAAGTGGATTCGCTGCACGGTGACGGACCGACGCGGGTTCGAGCGGGGGCAGCGAAAATGGGCGGGGCTGCCGGGCGAGCCGGGATTCCGGGGGCAGGGCGGCGGCTGGAGCCGGGGCCGGCAGTCGGTCGCGCACGTCTTCGCGTTCTGGGAGAGCCGCTCCTTCTACGACTCCTTCATGGCCCGCAGCCACGACCGGCTGGCCGCCGCGCAGAACGGCACCTACACCCATCCGCGCGTGACCCTCTTCGACCACCGCTTCGACGTGAAGACCGGCTTCGAGCCGCGCTTCACGGACGCCGACGTGGTACGTGTCGCGCACACCCGGGTCCGTGAGGGCCGGGTCGACCACTTCGCCCTCATGCAGGAGAAGGTGTGGAATCCGGCCATGGCGGGTTCTCCCGGCATGATCAGGGGCCTCTTCGGCGAGGCCCCTGGCCGGGAGTTTCTGGTGCTGTCGATGTGGCACGCGGCCGCCGAGCACGGCAAGTACCGGCAGGAGCGGGTCGAGCGGCTCTCCCTGCGCGCCCAGATCCAGGCCGACGTCGAGGCCCTGACCGGCGACGTCGTCGATCTCGAACCCTCCTGGACCGTCTGA
- a CDS encoding histidine phosphatase family protein has translation MVRPRRIVLVRHGESEGNADDSVYEREPDHALRLTATGREQAAAVGVRLRELFGDETISAYVSPYRRTLQTFRELRLDPTRVRMREEPRLREQDWGNWQDRDDVRLQKAYRDAYGHFFYRFAQGESGADVYDRVGSFLESLYRSFEAPDHPQNVLLVTHGLTMRLFCMRWFHWSVAEFEALSNPENGAFRTLVLGPDGRYRMDRPFERWTTPEPYDLDG, from the coding sequence ATGGTTCGACCACGGCGCATCGTCCTCGTCCGGCACGGGGAATCAGAGGGGAATGCCGACGATTCGGTGTACGAACGGGAGCCCGACCACGCCCTGCGGCTGACGGCGACCGGGCGCGAGCAGGCCGCGGCGGTCGGCGTACGGCTGCGCGAGCTCTTCGGCGACGAGACGATCAGCGCGTACGTCTCCCCCTACCGCCGGACCCTGCAGACCTTCCGGGAACTGCGGCTGGACCCCACGCGGGTCCGGATGCGCGAAGAGCCCAGACTGCGCGAGCAGGACTGGGGGAACTGGCAGGACCGGGACGACGTACGGCTCCAGAAGGCGTACCGGGACGCATACGGGCACTTCTTCTACCGCTTCGCGCAGGGCGAGTCGGGCGCCGACGTCTACGACCGGGTCGGCTCCTTCCTGGAGAGCCTCTACCGCAGCTTCGAGGCCCCGGACCATCCGCAGAACGTGCTGCTGGTGACGCACGGGCTGACCATGAGGCTGTTCTGCATGCGGTGGTTCCACTGGTCGGTGGCCGAGTTCGAGGCCCTGTCCAACCCCGAGAACGGCGCATTCCGGACGCTCGTGCTGGGCCCGGACGGCCGGTACCGGATGGACCGCCCCTTCGAGCGGTGGACCACACCTGAGCCCTACGACCTGGACGGCTAG
- a CDS encoding ADP-ribosylglycohydrolase family protein, translated as MTPDSTSERRYARALSSLRGLALGDALGSQYFVPVNYPLLKRRELPVGNETWQWTDDTEMACSVVAVLAEHGRIDQDALASSFAHHHDFDRGYGPAVNRMLRLVREGQDWRTLAAELFNGQGSWGNGAAMRIAPLGAWYADDPEQATHQAEISAYTTHQHREAVCGAMAVAAAAALAAAPAGPPKAADLLDGVIALVPRSAVGAGLRRARDMLDYGDATTVAAVLGCGRRTSAHDTVPFALWSAARSLDDYERAFWTTAQVGGDVDTTCAIVGGVLGARGDEALPAAWLARTEALPAWLPEAVAR; from the coding sequence ATGACGCCTGACTCCACTTCCGAACGGCGCTACGCACGCGCCCTGTCCAGCCTCCGCGGGCTGGCCCTGGGGGACGCCCTGGGCTCCCAGTACTTCGTCCCCGTGAACTACCCCCTCCTCAAGCGGCGTGAACTGCCCGTCGGCAACGAAACGTGGCAGTGGACCGACGACACCGAGATGGCCTGCTCGGTGGTGGCCGTGCTCGCCGAGCACGGACGCATCGACCAGGACGCGCTGGCGAGCTCCTTCGCCCACCACCACGACTTCGACCGGGGCTACGGACCGGCCGTGAACCGGATGCTGCGCCTGGTCCGGGAGGGCCAGGACTGGCGCACGCTCGCCGCCGAACTGTTCAACGGCCAGGGCTCCTGGGGCAACGGCGCCGCCATGCGCATCGCGCCCCTGGGCGCCTGGTACGCGGACGACCCCGAGCAGGCAACGCACCAGGCGGAGATCTCCGCCTACACCACCCACCAGCACCGCGAGGCCGTCTGCGGGGCCATGGCCGTCGCCGCGGCGGCCGCGCTCGCGGCGGCTCCGGCCGGCCCGCCGAAGGCCGCCGACCTGCTGGACGGGGTGATCGCCCTGGTGCCGCGCAGCGCCGTGGGCGCGGGGCTCCGCCGGGCACGCGACATGCTGGACTACGGCGACGCGACCACGGTCGCGGCGGTCCTGGGCTGCGGGCGGCGTACGAGCGCCCATGACACCGTGCCGTTCGCCCTATGGTCGGCGGCGCGTTCGCTGGACGACTACGAGCGGGCGTTCTGGACCACCGCACAGGTGGGCGGCGACGTCGACACGACCTGCGCGATCGTCGGCGGCGTGCTGGGCGCCCGCGGCGACGAGGCGCTGCCTGCCGCGTGGCTGGCGCGCACCGAGGCCCTGCCGGCCTGGCTGCCGGAGGCGGTGGCGCGCTAA
- a CDS encoding DUF4153 domain-containing protein, with protein MPENTDGVDKAADRTEGAAAREPAADQAPPVAPAPPTGSGTPADAAAWHAWQRQQAWQRSAAARAAASAPPEWVVRIRPAEAAPIGGVTLAATLITGLCAALLLGDGMGPGLLLAVVPAVVAAYAAARAARRTARPWTLVWAVGCLALLAVPALRDSAWPSTLAILAALLLGALALHGSRTWPGVLLSPLGVFEAAVSGLGWAWEGLRSRSGGNKDRWLPVAKAVAVAAALLLLFGTLFASADAAFADLLGALTPDISIEDGPIRIVLFLLGCFLAVAAARAAAAPLRWDRIEVSPGKARSRVEWALPLVVLNLLFAGFNAVQLAVLFGGYDKVLESTGLTYAEYARQGFWQLLWATLLTLVVIALALRWAPRSGAGDRRFVRVVLGVLCVLTLVVVASALRRMDLYVDAYGLTTLRVSVAAMEIWLGLVLVLIMAAGVFGARRLPRVIAGSAAAAVLAFGLLSPDGMVAERNVARFQADGKIDLDYFQSLSADAAPALDRLPEPQRSCALRGIGEEISRAGDVPWYAMSLGEHRARQILRERPVAATREVCSRLGTFGSRSEY; from the coding sequence ATGCCAGAGAACACCGACGGGGTGGACAAAGCCGCCGACCGGACCGAGGGCGCAGCAGCCCGAGAGCCGGCCGCCGATCAGGCGCCACCGGTCGCGCCCGCACCGCCGACGGGCAGTGGAACCCCGGCCGACGCCGCCGCCTGGCATGCCTGGCAACGGCAGCAGGCCTGGCAACGGAGCGCCGCCGCCCGGGCCGCGGCCTCCGCGCCGCCCGAGTGGGTGGTCCGGATACGGCCCGCCGAGGCCGCCCCGATTGGCGGCGTGACCCTTGCCGCGACGCTGATCACCGGCCTCTGCGCCGCCCTGCTCCTCGGCGACGGCATGGGTCCCGGCCTGCTGCTCGCCGTCGTACCCGCGGTGGTCGCCGCGTACGCCGCCGCCCGCGCGGCCCGTCGTACCGCCCGCCCCTGGACCCTCGTCTGGGCGGTCGGCTGCCTCGCCCTCCTCGCCGTACCCGCGCTGCGCGACTCGGCCTGGCCGTCCACCCTCGCGATCCTCGCCGCCCTCCTACTCGGAGCGCTGGCCCTGCACGGCAGCCGCACCTGGCCCGGTGTCCTGCTCAGCCCGCTCGGTGTGTTCGAGGCGGCCGTCTCCGGGCTCGGATGGGCCTGGGAGGGCCTGCGCTCGCGCAGCGGCGGCAACAAGGACCGCTGGCTTCCCGTGGCCAAGGCGGTGGCCGTGGCCGCGGCCCTCCTGCTCCTCTTCGGCACGCTGTTCGCCTCCGCCGACGCGGCCTTCGCCGATCTGCTGGGCGCGCTGACGCCCGACATCTCCATCGAGGACGGACCCATCCGGATCGTCCTCTTCCTGCTCGGCTGCTTCCTCGCCGTGGCGGCCGCCCGCGCGGCGGCCGCCCCCTTGCGCTGGGACCGGATCGAGGTGAGTCCCGGCAAGGCGCGCTCCCGCGTCGAATGGGCGCTTCCGCTCGTCGTCCTCAACCTGCTCTTCGCCGGCTTCAACGCCGTACAGCTGGCCGTCCTGTTCGGCGGGTACGACAAGGTCCTGGAGAGCACCGGTCTCACCTACGCCGAGTACGCCCGGCAGGGCTTCTGGCAGCTGCTCTGGGCTACCCTGCTCACCCTCGTCGTGATCGCGCTGGCCCTGCGCTGGGCCCCGCGCTCCGGCGCCGGCGACCGGCGCTTCGTGCGCGTCGTCCTCGGGGTGCTCTGCGTGCTGACGCTGGTCGTCGTCGCCTCCGCGCTGCGCCGCATGGACCTCTACGTGGACGCGTACGGCCTGACCACCCTGCGGGTGTCCGTGGCCGCGATGGAGATCTGGCTGGGCCTCGTTCTCGTACTGATCATGGCCGCGGGGGTGTTCGGCGCGCGCCGGCTCCCGCGGGTGATCGCCGGGAGCGCCGCGGCCGCCGTCCTGGCCTTCGGTCTGCTGTCCCCGGACGGGATGGTCGCCGAGCGCAACGTCGCCCGCTTCCAGGCGGACGGCAAGATCGACCTGGACTACTTCCAGAGCCTCTCGGCGGACGCCGCCCCGGCGCTCGACCGGCTGCCCGAGCCCCAGCGCTCCTGCGCCCTGCGCGGGATCGGCGAGGAGATCTCCAGGGCCGGGGACGTCCCCTGGTACGCGATGAGCCTCGGCGAGCACCGGGCCCGGCAGATCCTGCGCGAGCGGCCGGTGGCTGCCACCCGTGAGGTCTGCTCGCGGCTCGGGACCTTCGGCAGCCGCAGCGAGTACTAG
- a CDS encoding ribonuclease HII, which yields MPYEAPTHTVERSLRATTGAKVIAGVDEVGRGAWAGPVTVCAAITGLRRPPAGLTDSKLLTPKRRDALVGVLETWVTAYALGDASPEEIDELGMTAALRLAAERALGALPVRPDAVILDGKHDYLGAPWQVRTVIKGDQSCVAVAAASVIAKVRRDRMMAQLGGHGGGFEEFAFAANAGYPSPVHKAALRELGPTPYHRLSWSYLDALPRWRHLKKQRRSEESMELENGGQLGFDF from the coding sequence ATGCCGTACGAAGCACCCACCCACACCGTCGAACGCTCCCTCCGTGCAACCACCGGCGCCAAGGTCATCGCCGGGGTCGACGAAGTCGGACGAGGAGCCTGGGCCGGTCCCGTCACCGTGTGCGCGGCGATCACCGGCCTGCGCCGGCCGCCCGCCGGGCTCACCGACTCCAAACTCCTCACACCCAAGCGACGCGACGCCCTCGTCGGCGTCCTGGAGACCTGGGTCACGGCCTACGCACTCGGAGACGCCTCCCCGGAGGAGATCGACGAGCTGGGGATGACCGCCGCCCTGCGGCTGGCGGCGGAGCGCGCCCTGGGCGCCCTGCCGGTGCGGCCCGACGCGGTCATCCTCGACGGCAAGCACGACTATCTCGGCGCGCCCTGGCAGGTCCGCACGGTGATCAAGGGCGACCAGTCGTGCGTCGCCGTCGCGGCGGCCTCGGTCATAGCCAAGGTCCGTCGCGACCGGATGATGGCCCAACTCGGCGGACACGGCGGCGGCTTCGAGGAGTTCGCCTTCGCCGCCAACGCCGGATATCCCTCGCCCGTGCACAAGGCGGCGCTGCGGGAGCTGGGACCCACCCCCTACCACCGGCTCTCCTGGTCGTACCTCGACGCGCTTCCCCGGTGGCGCCATCTCAAGAAGCAGCGCCGCAGCGAGGAGTCGATGGAGCTGGAAAACGGAGGCCAACTCGGCTTCGATTTCTGA